Proteins encoded by one window of Chondromyces crocatus:
- a CDS encoding efflux RND transporter permease subunit, with translation MFEAIIAAAVRHRMAVIVATIITVLWGIWAFSGLTIESFPDPTDTQVNIITINAGQPAEEMERQVSIPIERAVNGMPGLFRTRAINLFGLSFITLTFRDGVDPIFARAQTLERLSNVDMPDGVKPELGSFSTPIGEIYRYTLRAERDDPLELRTLQDWVVAPRLLRVEGVADVVSYGGLVREIEVRPDRVAMAARGLTMADLEDALREASKNASGGIVERGTEQLIIRSEGLFRDVPDIGTVAVATRDGTPILLKDVASVQNGWMPRQGIVGRSDNQDAVEGIILMRLGENPSEVLERVRAKIDEINKQVLPAGTEIWTFYDRTELVSSTLKTVGRNLAEGALLVTFVLFVFLLDIRAALIVAAIIPLSLFTAFIYLRSRGMAANLISMGSVDFGIIVDGAVVIIEAITFRMAQAAHGGAHGAEATTPTTVSERVTRAVSDVARPTVFSLLIIIAAYLPIFLLQRVEGRMFSPMAHTVVAALLGSLAFSITLVPVLATFAYRKPRPHRDSPVLIWAVRAYMPVLKGALKRPALVLFAALMSLGGAGVILANRGSEFLPELNEGALYITFTLPSNTALNEGRRLVPTLAEVVDSFPQVEARVSQLGRPEDGTDPKMANNLEFFVKLRPASEWPADTPTLGALIDKMSATFEAIPGIEVNFSQPIRDNVNENISGQVGQIALKIFGDDLQMLQTTAEAAKAAIADVHGVADLGIVKSGEVPQIQVLPNRQALGRFDLTMDDLQSFLSTALGGKAVGTLWEQDRSFDVVLRLPQASRDTLESVAGLRVPTPQGGLVPLSSLAEVKVGYGRASINRENGQRYIGVRMNVRGRDLGSFVEDARAAVEQKVKLQPGMSVEWGGEFESKERAMNRLLVVVPVALVITLGLLFNAFGSIQLALLVLLNVPFALVGGALGLWIFDMPMSIAAAVGFIALVGQASLNGVLVLSAVDDLRAKGAPLREAILQGAKDRLRPVLMTAALAALGLVPAAFSKAMGAETQRPIAVVIVGGTVSAAILTLVVLPVMYQLMIQARARLLGVSVDAAAADKAS, from the coding sequence GTGTTCGAAGCGATCATCGCCGCCGCGGTGCGGCACCGGATGGCCGTCATCGTCGCGACCATCATCACCGTGCTCTGGGGCATCTGGGCCTTCAGCGGGCTCACCATCGAGTCGTTTCCCGATCCGACGGACACGCAGGTCAACATCATCACCATCAATGCCGGCCAGCCCGCCGAGGAGATGGAGCGGCAGGTATCGATCCCGATCGAGCGGGCCGTCAACGGCATGCCCGGCCTGTTCCGAACCCGCGCGATCAACCTGTTCGGCCTCTCGTTCATCACCCTGACCTTCCGCGACGGCGTGGACCCGATCTTCGCCCGCGCCCAGACGCTGGAGCGGCTCTCGAACGTCGACATGCCCGACGGGGTGAAGCCCGAGCTGGGCTCGTTCTCGACGCCCATCGGCGAGATCTACCGCTACACCCTGCGTGCCGAGCGTGACGATCCGCTGGAGCTGCGCACGCTCCAGGACTGGGTGGTCGCCCCCCGCCTGCTCCGCGTGGAGGGCGTGGCCGACGTGGTGAGCTACGGCGGCCTGGTGCGCGAGATCGAGGTGCGTCCCGACCGCGTCGCGATGGCGGCGCGCGGCCTGACCATGGCCGACCTGGAGGACGCGCTCAGGGAGGCCTCCAAGAACGCCTCCGGTGGCATCGTGGAGCGCGGCACCGAGCAGCTCATCATCCGCAGCGAGGGCCTCTTCCGCGACGTGCCCGACATCGGGACCGTCGCCGTCGCCACCCGTGATGGGACCCCGATCCTGCTCAAGGACGTGGCCAGCGTGCAGAACGGCTGGATGCCCCGCCAGGGCATCGTGGGCCGGAGTGACAACCAGGACGCGGTCGAGGGCATCATCCTCATGCGCCTCGGTGAGAACCCGAGCGAAGTGCTGGAGCGCGTCCGCGCCAAGATCGACGAGATCAACAAGCAGGTACTCCCCGCGGGCACCGAGATCTGGACGTTCTACGACCGCACCGAGCTGGTCTCCAGCACCCTCAAGACCGTCGGACGCAACCTGGCCGAGGGTGCGCTGCTCGTCACCTTCGTCCTCTTCGTGTTCCTGCTCGACATCCGGGCGGCGCTGATCGTCGCAGCGATCATCCCGCTGTCCCTGTTCACCGCGTTCATCTACCTGCGCTCGCGGGGGATGGCGGCGAACCTCATCTCGATGGGCTCCGTCGACTTCGGCATCATCGTCGACGGCGCCGTGGTCATCATCGAGGCCATCACCTTCCGCATGGCGCAGGCCGCGCACGGAGGAGCCCACGGCGCGGAGGCGACGACCCCGACCACCGTCTCCGAGCGCGTCACCCGCGCAGTGAGCGACGTCGCGCGGCCCACCGTCTTCTCGCTGCTCATCATCATCGCGGCCTACCTGCCCATCTTCCTGCTCCAGCGCGTCGAGGGGCGCATGTTCAGCCCGATGGCGCACACCGTCGTCGCGGCGCTGCTCGGGAGCCTCGCCTTCTCGATCACCCTCGTCCCGGTGCTGGCGACCTTCGCCTACCGCAAGCCGCGCCCGCACCGCGACTCGCCGGTGCTCATCTGGGCCGTGCGGGCCTACATGCCGGTCTTGAAGGGCGCCTTGAAACGGCCCGCGCTGGTCCTGTTCGCGGCGCTCATGTCGCTGGGAGGCGCCGGCGTCATCCTCGCCAACCGGGGCAGCGAGTTCCTCCCGGAACTCAACGAAGGCGCTCTCTACATCACCTTCACCCTGCCCTCGAACACCGCGCTCAACGAAGGCCGCCGGCTGGTCCCGACCCTCGCCGAGGTCGTCGACAGCTTCCCGCAGGTGGAGGCCCGCGTCAGCCAGCTCGGGAGGCCGGAGGACGGCACCGACCCGAAGATGGCGAACAACCTCGAGTTCTTCGTCAAGCTCCGGCCCGCCAGCGAATGGCCGGCGGACACACCCACGCTCGGGGCGCTGATCGACAAGATGAGCGCCACCTTCGAGGCCATCCCCGGCATCGAGGTCAACTTCTCCCAGCCGATCCGCGACAACGTGAACGAGAACATCTCGGGTCAGGTCGGACAGATCGCGCTGAAGATCTTCGGCGACGACCTGCAGATGCTCCAGACCACGGCGGAGGCGGCGAAAGCGGCCATCGCCGACGTGCATGGCGTCGCCGATCTCGGCATCGTGAAGAGCGGCGAGGTCCCCCAGATCCAGGTGCTCCCGAACCGGCAGGCGCTCGGCCGGTTCGACCTCACCATGGACGACCTGCAGAGCTTCCTGTCCACGGCGCTCGGCGGGAAGGCCGTCGGCACGCTGTGGGAGCAAGACCGCTCCTTCGACGTGGTGCTGAGGCTACCCCAGGCCTCGCGCGACACGCTCGAGAGCGTCGCCGGGCTGCGGGTACCGACGCCCCAGGGCGGCCTGGTCCCCCTCTCGTCGCTCGCCGAGGTGAAGGTCGGCTACGGCCGAGCCTCCATCAACCGCGAGAACGGGCAACGCTACATCGGCGTGCGCATGAACGTGCGCGGACGTGACCTCGGCTCGTTCGTGGAGGACGCGCGCGCCGCGGTGGAGCAGAAGGTGAAGCTCCAGCCGGGCATGAGCGTGGAGTGGGGCGGGGAGTTCGAGTCGAAGGAGCGCGCCATGAACCGTCTCCTCGTCGTCGTCCCCGTCGCGCTCGTCATCACCCTCGGCCTCCTGTTCAACGCCTTCGGGTCGATCCAGCTCGCCCTGCTCGTCCTGCTCAACGTCCCGTTCGCGCTCGTGGGCGGAGCGCTCGGCCTCTGGATCTTCGACATGCCCATGTCGATCGCGGCGGCCGTCGGGTTCATCGCGCTCGTCGGGCAGGCCTCGCTGAACGGGGTACTCGTGCTCTCCGCGGTCGACGACCTCCGCGCGAAGGGGGCCCCGCTGCGCGAGGCCATCCTCCAGGGAGCCAAGGACCGCCTCCGCCCCGTCCTCATGACCGCGGCCCTCGCCGCGCTCGGCCTCGTCCCTGCCGCCTTCTCCAAGGCCATGGGCGCGGAGACCCAGCGCCCCATCGCCGTGGTGATCGTCGGCGGCACGGTCTCGGCCGCGATCCTGACGCTCGTCGTCCTCCCGGTCATGTACCAGCTCATGATCCAGGCGAGGGCACGCCTCCTGGGCGTGAGCGTCGACGCCGCCGCGGCCGACAAGGCGTCGTGA
- a CDS encoding efflux RND transporter periplasmic adaptor subunit translates to MNRRTSHRNASADSARRRATRHRIAGVLLVAAQSLVLGACAKSSADATPAAYALEQDGVRMKPGAPQPVRFETTEAEMGAPLVPPPVTARITTVETLTAPSFAPLEGRVVEIRARLGDQVKQGDKLVLVRTADLASLQHELQAASLAIRTKQAVVDRLEKLAETRAASQNDLLVAQSELAEAKLAAHAAGARIRSLSVSQQGDTMYWVLATRSGTIVELNATPGSEVGPNRDRPIVTVADLDQVLALGDLSQNSTMPLAAGMTARITIPGRGDTVVLGKVETVSEVVDPSRQTVPIRVLVENKNRTLRPNAYVDLTFEPQDQTAIVQVPAAAVVSDGALSVVFVEHESGVLKRREVRLGRQGRDKVEVVAGLSAGERVVTTGALLLLNALNIEG, encoded by the coding sequence ATGAACCGCCGTACATCCCACCGCAACGCCAGCGCGGACAGCGCACGCCGCCGCGCCACGAGGCACCGCATCGCGGGGGTGCTCCTCGTCGCTGCACAGAGCCTGGTGCTCGGCGCTTGCGCCAAATCCTCGGCCGACGCCACGCCTGCGGCGTACGCGCTCGAGCAGGACGGGGTGCGCATGAAGCCGGGGGCGCCGCAGCCGGTGCGCTTCGAGACGACCGAGGCCGAGATGGGGGCGCCGCTGGTCCCGCCGCCGGTCACCGCGCGGATCACCACGGTGGAGACCTTGACCGCGCCGAGCTTCGCCCCCCTCGAAGGGCGCGTCGTCGAGATCCGGGCGCGGCTGGGCGATCAGGTGAAACAGGGTGACAAGCTGGTCCTCGTGCGCACGGCCGACCTGGCTTCGCTGCAGCACGAACTCCAGGCCGCCAGCCTGGCCATCCGCACCAAGCAGGCCGTCGTCGATCGCCTCGAAAAGCTGGCCGAGACGCGGGCCGCCTCGCAGAACGATCTGCTCGTCGCGCAGAGCGAGCTGGCCGAGGCCAAGCTCGCCGCCCACGCCGCGGGGGCCCGGATCCGCTCGCTCTCCGTCTCGCAGCAGGGCGACACGATGTACTGGGTGCTCGCCACCCGGTCCGGCACCATCGTCGAGCTGAACGCGACGCCCGGCTCCGAGGTCGGCCCCAACCGGGACCGGCCCATCGTCACCGTGGCCGACCTCGATCAGGTCCTCGCCCTCGGCGATCTCTCCCAGAACAGCACCATGCCCCTCGCGGCCGGCATGACGGCGCGCATCACCATCCCCGGCCGCGGTGACACGGTGGTCCTCGGCAAGGTGGAGACCGTCTCCGAGGTCGTCGATCCCAGCCGCCAGACGGTGCCGATCCGCGTCCTCGTGGAGAACAAGAACCGCACGCTCCGCCCGAACGCCTACGTCGATCTCACCTTCGAGCCCCAGGACCAGACGGCCATCGTCCAGGTCCCTGCGGCGGCGGTGGTCAGCGACGGCGCCCTCTCCGTCGTCTTCGTCGAGCACGAGTCCGGCGTCCTCAAGCGGCGCGAGGTGCGCCTCGGCCGCCAGGGCCGCGACAAGGTGGAGGTCGTGGCCGGCCTCAGCGCCGGCGAGCGCGTCGTCACCACCGGCGCCCTCCTCCTCCTGAACGCGCTCAACATCGAAGGATAG